The Lacticaseibacillus pabuli region GACTGGACGATATGAGGAACTGGCAGCAGCCAACCAAGCACAGTCAGCCCAGTACGAGCAGCACTTTGGTGCTATGTCAGACTTGCTATACATGCAGATGCAGGACGAGCTAGAAGGCTGGTATCGACGCTATGGCCGTACTACTGGCACGACGCCCGATGAAGCCGCAAAAACGCTTGAGAATGCTCGCTCACAAGACTGGAAGATGACACTCGACCAGTACCGACAGATGGCCATCCAAGGCGGTCACGATGACGTGCTGGACCAGCAGTACATCCAGAGCCGAGTTGCTCGGATGCAGCAACTGCAGGCACAACTCAAGAAGCAAGCTGGTCATGCAGTCCCGACGTTTGATAAGGATATGGAGGCAGAGCTCAGCAAAGGGTACAAGCGTACTTACGAGCATGCCACATACCTTAACGAGCAGAATGGCGCGGTCAGCACCAAAGCGGACTTTGCCCACTACGATGAAGCAGCACTCAATGCGATACTGCACAAGCCATGGGCCAAGGACGGCAAGAACTTTAGCAAGCGTATATGGGGCAACATGCAGGACAAACTGCCTGACATGCTCATGGAGTCGCTTGCTGAGTCTGTCGTGCTTGGCCATAGTGTCGACCAGGTAGTGAACCGCCTGTCACTCAAGTACGGTGACTTTAAGCGAGTCAATCTGCACCGACTCATTCAATCCGAGATGGCGCACATTGAAGAGAACGCCACATTTGACAGCTATGCTGACTGCGATGTTGAGTACTACAAGTACATGGCCACGCTTGAGAGCCGCACTTGTGACATGTGTGCTGCACTCGATGGCAAGGTTGTGAAGGTGATTGATCGTGTTGATGGTGGCAACTATCCACCGATACACCCGCATTGCAGGTGCACAACTGGCGCGTGGTTCCCAGAAGTTGCCGACCTGCTTAATAAGGGCGAACGCTGGTCGCGTGATCCAGAGACTGGGAAGGTTGAACAGGTTGACGGCCAGACCTTTAACCAGTGGTGGGCAAATAAGGTCATGGAGTCAGAGCAACACAAAAGTGCTCAGCAATACGGTGCTAATATTAATTATGTTCGAAGCAGTGAATTCAATACAGCTGTTAAGTCAAATGCGTTGATGCGAGCCAACAGCCGTGTAATTGTTTCAACAACACAAACGATGCTGAAACACCGAAATGGCACGCCTTTCGAAGATATTGCTTTAATCAGTAACTCTTCCCACGAGGTTGCCGCATTATACGACGGTTCACGAACTCCACAGTCTATTGATCACTACCCAAATTCGATGAAAGCCATATTCAAAAGTGGAAAGCGAAATGGGTATACCATTATCCATAATCATCCAGAAAGCACGCCTCCATCTCCAGCTGATATTTTGTCTATGCAAAGAAACCATAAAGGAACCGTTTCGCTAGGTATTATTGCAGGTCATGATGGCACAATGTATACTTACACCAGACCGACAAAGACATTGCCAAATATCGCTACGTTTACAGCTGTTTTTGACGCTGCATTCACTCATGAACTAGTTGGCAGTGAAACTGATCGCACATTAGCTGCATGGAAAAAGGTAGGTGACCAATATGGATTCGAAGTCAAAGAAGCAGTCAAACCGTCCAGAACTTGATGAGTCCGGCTGGTCCGATCATTTAAAGAAACTGGCGTCACAACCAGTGGCCAAAGATGGCAAAACTCCGGAACAAGCAATTGCCGAGATTATTGGTGCTACCAAAACAGTGTCGGATTACAACTACTAACAAAAGCAATAATGACGATGACTATTAAGCTTACTGAGAGATATCGAAATCAACGTGTGGAGATATTGGACACTAATGGACAGACCTGGATTGGTACAGTGGATGATCTCACTTCTGCGGCCGATAATGATGACACCGCGCCAAGCCTAACTATTATGAAGCCTGAGGTAGGACTGTTTACAGATGGACCAGTTGAACTTTTGCAAAGTGAAATTAAATCTATCGAGGTGATTGCAAATGGCCAAGGATGATTATTTTGTTGTGATCTATCAACTTTTAAGAGTTTTATACAACGCCCTTAAGTCAGGCAAACAATTAACTGATGAGGAATTTGAAGGACAACTGGTTACTTTGAATGAGCGATACTGGAACTACATTGTTCAAAACATGGCCGATGATGGTTATATTACTGGAGTTTTTAAAGTACATCCGGCAATTGCAATCGGTGAAACATCTGGTGTGAAGTATCACAATGTAGCAATCACACCAAAGGGAATTGAATATTTGTTTAGCAACAACATGAAGGAACGTGTTAAGAACACGCTCAAGGATATCAAGGAAATCATACCTGGTATGTAGCATTCACAGTAAAGTGGGTGCTATTTTTATACCCTCGCCCTAGACACGGCGTTAAAAGGTCTATTTTTTGTGCCCTGTCGAGGGTCGTTCCTCGTAAAAAATCAGACGTATGGGCAGAAAGGAACCGATTATGATCACTCGCGAAGAATTGCAAAAGTTGGAGCTCTCAGATGACCAGATTACTGCCGTAATGAAGTTGCGTGGCGAAGATGCTAAGGCGGCTGCAGACGCCGACAAGTACAAGCAACAGGTTGAGTCCCTGACTACTGAAAATAGTGGACTCCAGGACCAGCTGAGCCAACGCGATAAAGACCTCAAGTCACTCAAGAAGAGTGCAGCGGATAGCGAAGAACTAACCACCAAACTCAATGACTTGCAGACCAAGTACGACACAGACACTGAGAACTTCCAGCAGCAAATTGCGACGACCAAACTCAATGCTGCACTTGTGACTGGCCTCGCCGGTTCTGGTGCTCGGGACGTTCACGATTTACAGAAGTTCCTAGATACCGACGACCTCAAACTCAGTGATGATGGCAAGGTGGTTGGCCTTGATGACCAGGTAAAGGCGTTGCGTGACAGCAAGCCATACCTCTTCACAGGCGAGCCAAAGCCTCACTACGAACCAAACGAGGGCGGTCACAGCGACGTCAACATTGAGTCACTTATCAAGAACTCGGGGACTAACCTCACGGAAGCCCTTGAACAACAAAAAGGAGAATAGATAGCTTATGGCTAACGAATTTACTCGAGTTGCCGACGTTGTAACACCAAAAGTATTTGATGCTTACGTCGAAAACTTATCAACTGAAAAATCCGCCATCATTAACTCTGGTGTAGCGGTAGCAGATGCACGTGTGTCTGGCATGATTACTGCAGGCGGTCTTACTGTTACTATGCCATTCTGGAACGACCTCACTGGTGACGATGAAGTCCTCGGGGATGGCGACAAGCAGCTCAGCACTGACAAGATGAATGCTGGTGCTGATATTGCCAACGTTTTGTACCGAGGCAAAGGCTGGGGTGCCAACGAAATGGCCGGCATTCTTGCAGGTTCTGACCCTGTTCGCTCCATTTTGAGCAAGATTGGTAACTTCTGGATTCGTGATGAACAGAAGGTCTTCATCCACACCCTTAACGGCTTGTTTGCTGATGGTGGTGCCCTCAAGGCCGCTCACCTTAACGTGACTGGCGCCGGTATTGACCCTTCTGCCATTCTTGACACTAAGCAGCTTATGGGTGACCACGCCGATGGTCTCAGCTTGCTCGTGATGCACTCCGCTGTATACACGGACCTGCAGAAGCAACAGCTCATCACCTTTGTACAGCCTGCAGATGCCAACATCCAGATCCCTACGTATCTTGGTTACCGTGTGGTTGTTGATGACGCCCTCAAGCCAACAGCTGATGGCACCTACACCACATACTTGCTTGCCGCCGGTTCCTTTGGCCGCAATGCGGGTAACCCTGCTTCTATGACCAGCTTTGAAACTGACCGTGACAAGGCTGCTGGTACCGACAAGATTTACACCCGTCGTGCCTTTGTACTGCACCCATACGGCATTAAGTGGACTGATGCAGACCGCGACGCTGGTAACCTCACAGCTACTAACGCTGACCTCGAAAAGGCCGCTAACTGGGAAACAGTATACGACCTCAAGAACATCGGCATCGTTGGCCTCCAGCACACGATTGGTAAGACAATCACTGCTCCTGTGACAGACCCAAAAGCCTAGCGCCGTCTGACTTACAAGTAGTGCCTACTACTGACGGCGCAGTTATCAAGGTCAAGTAGGCAGAGGGGAGTGATATAGATGCAACTTGCGATTTATAAAAAGGGTAGCGATACCCCAGTAGCGCAGGGCGATGGCTCCGCGACGCTTACAGGACTCGCACCCGAAACAGACGTAGCAGCTGGCGACTATCAGGCCGCTCTTTTTGACGGCACAGACTACGGCAACAAGGTCGACGTGCCAGCCTTTAAGACGCTGCCTGACTACGCTGCTAAGGGCAAGACTGCCGGTGCCACTGATGGTGCTGCTGGTAAGCCTGCCGCTGACACTAGCGCACAGCCAAAAGCATACCAGGACGCATACACCGCAGCATACACACCTGCAAAGGCGAAGTATGACAGCGATAAAGCCGCCGCTGCTGCTAAGGCTGCTGCTGACAAGGCGGCAAAGGATAAGACAGACGGCACAACGGCTGGTAAGGCTGACGGTGACGCTGGCCATGCCGCTGCTGACCTGACTGGTAAGAGCAAAGACTACAGTGATGCTTACACTGCAGCGTACACACCGGCTAAGGCCGCATACGACGCTGCACATCCAGCGGCACCAGCCTTTGACCCTACTGGCGCAACCAAGCCAACGGATGCCAACACAGTCGCTGACATCACGGCATGGCTCGACGCTCACTCAATCGACCACACGGGCAAAACGGTTAAGGCCGACTTGCTCGCACTGGTCCCGACAGCTTAGCGAGGTGATCTAGATGGCACATCCACGCAGAGACGGCTTGCTGGCTAAAGTACAGCAGTTGTCGCCTAAGCAAGATGCTCAGTCTGATGCTGACTATACAGCTATCACCGGCTTTGCCCTCGACAAGGTCATTGACGACGTCGCCAACTACACGCATATCCCGATGGAAGAACTACCTGGCGAGCTAGACACGACCATTGTGGCCATGACGCTCAACGCTATGGCTGAGCTCGGACTACTTGGTGCTGTTTCTGGCGACTCTGGGCCTGTCTCGTCCATCAGTGAAGGTGATGCGTCTATGTCTTTCGTCAGCCCGCTTGAGGCCTATACGACGCTCGCAGGAGCTAATACACTCACCTCGAATTATCTGGCAACGCTAAACACGTTCCGGGTGGTCAAATGGTGAGCTCATTAGCAAGCGCAGGCGCACGGCTGGCCAAGGCTAAGCACATGCTCGACAATGCCTGGGTGACCATCAAGACCACGCAAGCGGTCAAGAAGGGCGTCTTTACTGACGGAACCGAACCGGTGACTATCGTGACGGACTATCCGGCACGTGTGATCAAGGGCAGTCTCGGCAGCAAAGACCAGGCTGAATGGTTGCCCGATGAGTATGATGCTGTCTTGGTGATTGACACAGGCATCAAGGTGCCTGCTGGCTGCACCGTAGACGCTAAGGGACTCGATGGTGAGCTAACTCACTATGTCAGAGCTACACGAGGCTATGCGGGCTACCACAGCCACCAGGAGATTGCTCTCGTGCTGGCTGAAAGGGCGTGATGGTATGGCAGGCGATATTGAGGTCGACTACAGTCAGCTCGAGGCTTTTAGCAAGCGCATGGCTGTGATGGCAAATGGCGGTTTTGAGCAAAAGGTGGCAACGACGGTTAAGCAGGCTGGTCAATCGCTGGTCACTGCAGTTAAGTCGCTGACACCAGTCAAGAGTGGCTCACTTCGCAGACAGTGGCGCCTGACCAAGATTGGATATGGTGGTGGTGCTTTTACCGTTACTCTATCCAATGGGGCTGAATACGCCAGTTTCGTAGAGTCAGGCCATCGCCAAAAGGTCGGCCAATATGTCCCTGCTATCGGCAAGCGGCTTGTGGCCCCATGGGTCGAAGGCAGCTTTATGATGCGGGACGGCGTCAAGGCTGGCATGCCTGCAGCAACCAGAATCATCGATAAAGGCGTACAGCAAGCACTCGAAGAAGTATTCGGAGGCAAGTAATGGAAGACATGACGACAGCTGTCGCTGAGGAACTCGCCAAGTGGTGGCCAGAGATGACCATTTACCGTGAGAACCAAAAGAATGGCTTTGCAGCGCCATCTTTTTATGTACATCGCCGGCCAACTACTCGCGAGCCTGACGTCATCGGTCATGATCATGAACTGCGGACATACCAGATGGAGGTGCTGTACACCCCGCCACTCGACGAGGACGGCACCAATGCTGATATAGATGCAGTCCGTGACCAGATGCTGGACTGCTTGCACATCGTAGGCGGCAAGTATCGGGTCACCAACTGGAACGATGCCGTCAGTGATGACACGCTGGTGGTCACCTTTGACCTACCAATACACGTGGCTTACGAGCAGCACCCGATATACCAGGGCCGCCTTGACTACACAGGAGATGCTAAAGATGGCAAAGATTAAAGCAACAAGTGAACTGCACCAAGACCCACCAGAGCCAACTTGGACTAAAGACGAGTTACTCATGGCTAGTGGTCAGTATGGTGCACGGCGTGACGTGCTGAACGTTGCGCTTGATGATGATAAACATTACACGCTCGCGCAGATTAAAAAAGCTGTTGCGGACGTAAAAGGAGGCCTCTTTTAATGGCAGGCGGAACATTTACCCAGATGAATAAAGTGCGGCCCGGTGCCTATATCGACATCGTCGCACCACAAAAGACGATCCCATCAGCTGATTCAGCTCGCGGGGTCGTCCTTTTTGTAGGCGGCGGTGCCCTAGGATGGGGCGCAAACGGGATTATCCCACTTAACGCCGCAAGCAACTTTAAGAAGCTGCTCGGCGTTGACCCTAACGATGTGCCAATTGACACGGATGCCACGAGCACCGGTGCAGTGGTACAGATTGACGCCAAGGTTGCGTCTATGCTGAGTGGCCTGCGTGAAGCTCTCAAGGCTGCACGCAGCGTGCTCTTCTACAACGTCAACTCTGGCACCAAGGCAACACTCAAGGAAGACACACTTCCTTGGACGTTTGCTGCGAAGTATGAAGGTACTCGCGGCAACGATCTCAAGGTGGCCGTGACCAAGGATGCCATTGACCAGACCAAGACTATTGTCACGGTCTACTTTGGCAGCCAGGTCGTTGATAAGCAGTCTGTGAAGTCTGCATCTGCACTGCAGAATGATGACTACATCGACGTTGCTGTGACTGATGCGGCTAAAGCTGACGACGGCAAGGCGTTGCTTGATGCGATTGTGCTCGGCAGTACCAACAGCCTCACCGGTGGTCTTACAGACGCTGCACAAGACGTCGACACTGACGCGCTCATTGAAGCGATGGAAGTCGAGACCTTCAACACAGTAACGGCTGCAGGCCAAGCTGATGACGCTCAGATTCACCAACTGATTGCTACCACGGTAGAACGGTTGCGCGATGAAGAAGGTCAGAAGGTCGTTGGTGTCATCCCAGATGGTGCCGGCGTCGATGCTGACAATGAAGGCCTGATCGTGGTTGCTAATGGTGTTGTGCTCGCTAATGGTACAGCACTCACAGTAAGCCAGACCTGTGGCTGGGTTGCAGCGGCAGAAGCCTCTGCGAACGTCAACGAGTCTCTGACATACCGTGAGTATCCAGAAGCAGTGGACGTTACTAAGCGTTTCAACAATGAGGACACCATTTCTGCATTGCAGGCTGGTAAGTTCCTCTTCATGGTACGGCGCAACGGTGCAGTGGTCGTAGAACAGGACATCAACAGCTTGCACACGTTCGGCACCGACAAGAATCAAGCCGAAACCAAGAACCAGGTCATGCGTGTACTTGATACCATCGCGATCAACACCAAAGACACCTTTGAAACCAGCTTCATCGGCAAGGTTGTCAATGACGCTATTGGCCGTGACCTCTTCAAGGGTAACCGCATGGAGTACCTGGCCACATTGGCTAACGCTCGCGCAATTGACCCTATCACTACTGATGACCTCAGCATCGAACAGGGTCCAGAAGTAGACCAAGTCGTTGTAAAGCTCGCCATCAAGCCTAATGACTCGATGGAGAAGCTCTACATGACGGTAACAATCTAATAAAGGAGGCCATATAAATGGCAGTAGTATCTGCAGGGCAGACCCCTAAGACGCTCTTTCCTGGGGACACCATCTCCTCCAAAGAGGCCACCATCTTTGTAACAATCGACGGCGAGAATTACCCCATCATCGAAGCGACCGAGTTCACGGCCAAAATCGAAAAAAACAAGGAAAATGTCAACACCATCGGTAACCGGTGGACTGGGCACAAGGTAACCTCTGCTGAGGGTACCGGGTCCTTTAACCGGTACACCGTAAACTCCACGTTCCTGCAAAAGGGCTTGGACTTTATGAATGGCGGCAGTGACCTTTACTTTAGCGCTACTGTCACCATTGCCGACAGCACGAGCTCTGCTGGTAAGCAGACGATTCTGCTCACTGGCGTCAATCTTGATGACATCAACATCCTCAACGTATCATCTGACGATGACGTCATCACTGACGAGACCGACATCACCTTTGAAGGCGTCCAACTCATCACCCCATTTAACGGCGTAACAGCATCTAACTAGAGGAGATAAATCATGGCAGAAGAAAAGAACATTGTTTCGATTGACGCCTTCCTGGCGCAGAACGTAAAGCCTGCAGACAACCAGGAGGTTACACTCAAGCGTTTCAGCGTACCATTTGTTATCCGTGCATTGACGCAGGACGAAATCTCTGACCTGCAAAAGCAGAGTACCAAGCGCACCACGGTAAAAGGTGTGCTCCAAGAAAGCACTGACACCATCGCATTTAGTAATGCCCTGGTAGAAGCTGCACTTGTCCAGCCAGACCTCAACAATGCAAAGTTGCAGTCTAGCTACGGCACACCCGGCCAGCCAACCAAGACTCTCAAGAAGATGCTACTGGGCGGCGAGTTTGCTGAC contains the following coding sequences:
- a CDS encoding minor capsid protein, which produces MMSKRSYWTGRYEELAAANQAQSAQYEQHFGAMSDLLYMQMQDELEGWYRRYGRTTGTTPDEAAKTLENARSQDWKMTLDQYRQMAIQGGHDDVLDQQYIQSRVARMQQLQAQLKKQAGHAVPTFDKDMEAELSKGYKRTYEHATYLNEQNGAVSTKADFAHYDEAALNAILHKPWAKDGKNFSKRIWGNMQDKLPDMLMESLAESVVLGHSVDQVVNRLSLKYGDFKRVNLHRLIQSEMAHIEENATFDSYADCDVEYYKYMATLESRTCDMCAALDGKVVKVIDRVDGGNYPPIHPHCRCTTGAWFPEVADLLNKGERWSRDPETGKVEQVDGQTFNQWWANKVMESEQHKSAQQYGANINYVRSSEFNTAVKSNALMRANSRVIVSTTQTMLKHRNGTPFEDIALISNSSHEVAALYDGSRTPQSIDHYPNSMKAIFKSGKRNGYTIIHNHPESTPPSPADILSMQRNHKGTVSLGIIAGHDGTMYTYTRPTKTLPNIATFTAVFDAAFTHELVGSETDRTLAAWKKVGDQYGFEVKEAVKPSRT
- a CDS encoding phage tail terminator family protein, which produces MEDMTTAVAEELAKWWPEMTIYRENQKNGFAAPSFYVHRRPTTREPDVIGHDHELRTYQMEVLYTPPLDEDGTNADIDAVRDQMLDCLHIVGGKYRVTNWNDAVSDDTLVVTFDLPIHVAYEQHPIYQGRLDYTGDAKDGKD
- a CDS encoding major capsid protein, with amino-acid sequence MANEFTRVADVVTPKVFDAYVENLSTEKSAIINSGVAVADARVSGMITAGGLTVTMPFWNDLTGDDEVLGDGDKQLSTDKMNAGADIANVLYRGKGWGANEMAGILAGSDPVRSILSKIGNFWIRDEQKVFIHTLNGLFADGGALKAAHLNVTGAGIDPSAILDTKQLMGDHADGLSLLVMHSAVYTDLQKQQLITFVQPADANIQIPTYLGYRVVVDDALKPTADGTYTTYLLAAGSFGRNAGNPASMTSFETDRDKAAGTDKIYTRRAFVLHPYGIKWTDADRDAGNLTATNADLEKAANWETVYDLKNIGIVGLQHTIGKTITAPVTDPKA
- a CDS encoding YjcQ family protein, producing the protein MAKDDYFVVIYQLLRVLYNALKSGKQLTDEEFEGQLVTLNERYWNYIVQNMADDGYITGVFKVHPAIAIGETSGVKYHNVAITPKGIEYLFSNNMKERVKNTLKDIKEIIPGM
- a CDS encoding phage tail assembly chaperone, translating into MAEEKNIVSIDAFLAQNVKPADNQEVTLKRFSVPFVIRALTQDEISDLQKQSTKRTTVKGVLQESTDTIAFSNALVEAALVQPDLNNAKLQSSYGTPGQPTKTLKKMLLGGEFADLASKVQELSGYEPEDLDSKSDDLKN
- a CDS encoding phage tail sheath family protein; this translates as MAGGTFTQMNKVRPGAYIDIVAPQKTIPSADSARGVVLFVGGGALGWGANGIIPLNAASNFKKLLGVDPNDVPIDTDATSTGAVVQIDAKVASMLSGLREALKAARSVLFYNVNSGTKATLKEDTLPWTFAAKYEGTRGNDLKVAVTKDAIDQTKTIVTVYFGSQVVDKQSVKSASALQNDDYIDVAVTDAAKADDGKALLDAIVLGSTNSLTGGLTDAAQDVDTDALIEAMEVETFNTVTAAGQADDAQIHQLIATTVERLRDEEGQKVVGVIPDGAGVDADNEGLIVVANGVVLANGTALTVSQTCGWVAAAEASANVNESLTYREYPEAVDVTKRFNNEDTISALQAGKFLFMVRRNGAVVVEQDINSLHTFGTDKNQAETKNQVMRVLDTIAINTKDTFETSFIGKVVNDAIGRDLFKGNRMEYLATLANARAIDPITTDDLSIEQGPEVDQVVVKLAIKPNDSMEKLYMTVTI
- a CDS encoding phage scaffolding protein, with translation MITREELQKLELSDDQITAVMKLRGEDAKAAADADKYKQQVESLTTENSGLQDQLSQRDKDLKSLKKSAADSEELTTKLNDLQTKYDTDTENFQQQIATTKLNAALVTGLAGSGARDVHDLQKFLDTDDLKLSDDGKVVGLDDQVKALRDSKPYLFTGEPKPHYEPNEGGHSDVNIESLIKNSGTNLTEALEQQKGE
- a CDS encoding HK97 gp10 family phage protein, which translates into the protein MAGDIEVDYSQLEAFSKRMAVMANGGFEQKVATTVKQAGQSLVTAVKSLTPVKSGSLRRQWRLTKIGYGGGAFTVTLSNGAEYASFVESGHRQKVGQYVPAIGKRLVAPWVEGSFMMRDGVKAGMPAATRIIDKGVQQALEEVFGGK
- a CDS encoding phage tail tube protein; the encoded protein is MAVVSAGQTPKTLFPGDTISSKEATIFVTIDGENYPIIEATEFTAKIEKNKENVNTIGNRWTGHKVTSAEGTGSFNRYTVNSTFLQKGLDFMNGGSDLYFSATVTIADSTSSAGKQTILLTGVNLDDINILNVSSDDDVITDETDITFEGVQLITPFNGVTASN